Proteins from a single region of Hordeum vulgare subsp. vulgare chromosome 6H, MorexV3_pseudomolecules_assembly, whole genome shotgun sequence:
- the LOC123401798 gene encoding hydroxycinnamoyltransferase 2: MKITVRGSTVVVPAEETPRLRLWNANPDLVVPRFHTPSVYFFRRGAGEEEADRYFDAERMRRALAEALVPFYPMAGRLARDEDGRVEIDCNAEGVLFVEADAPDGTVDDFGDFAPTMDLKRLIPAVDFTGGISSYPLLVAQVTHFKCGGVALGIGMQHHVADGFSGLHFINSWADLCRGVPIAVMPFIDRTLLRARDPPTPSHPHIEYQPAPAMLDSEEPQALTAKPEAPPTAVDIFKLCRADLGRLRAQLPTGEGAPRFSTYAVLGAHVWRCASLARGLSPEQPTKLYCATDGRQRLQPALPEGYFGNVIFTATPLAVAGKVTGSLADGATTIQAALEVMDNEYCRSALDYLEMQPDLSALVRGAHTFRCPNLGLTSWVRLPIHDADFGWGRPVFMGPGGIAYEGLAFVLPSASRDGSLSVAISLQAEHMEKFRKMIFDF, encoded by the exons ATGAAGATCACGGTACGGGGATCGACGGTCGTGGTGCCGGCGGAGGAGACGCCGCGGCTCCGGCTGTGGAACGCCAACCCGGACCTGGTCGTGCCGCGGTTCCACACCCCGAGCGTCTACTTCTTCCGGCgcggcgcgggggaggaggaggcggaccgCTACTTCGACGCGGAGCGGATGCGCCGGGCGCTGGCGGAGGCGTTGGTGCCCTTCTACCCGATGGCGGGGCGGCTGGCCCGCGACGAGGACGGGCGCGTGGAGATCGACTGCAACGCGGAAGGGGTGCTCTTCGTGGAGGCCGACGCGCCCGACGGCACCGTCGACGACTTCGGCGACTTCGCGCCCACCATGGACCTCAAGCGCCTCATCCCCGCGGTCGACTTCACCGGGGGCATCTCCTCCTACCCGCTCCTCGTGGCCCAG GTGACCCACTTCAAGTGCGGAGGCGTCGCCCTCGGCATAGGCATGCAGCACCACGTCGCTGACGGCTTCTCCGGCCTGCACTTCATCAACTCATGGGCCGACCTCTGCCGCGGCGTGCCGATTGCCGTCATGCCGTTCATTGACCGCACCCTCCTCCGCGCACGCGACCCGCCGACCCCGTCCCACCCGCACATCGAGTACCAGCCCGCGCCCGCCATGCTGGACTCGGAGGAGCCGCAGGCCCTCACCGCCAAGCCGGAAGCGCCACCCACGGCTGTGGACATCTTCAAGCTGTGCCGCGCCGACCTCGGCCGCCTCCGCGCCCAGCTCCCCACGGGCGAGGGCGCGCCGCGGTTCAGCACCTACGCGGTGCTCGGGGCGCACGTGTGGCGGTGCGCGTCCCTGGCCCGTGGCCTGTCCCCAGAGCAGCCCACCAAGCTGTACTGCGCCACGGACGGGCGGCAGCGGCTGCAGCCCGCGCTCCCGGAGGGCTACTTCGGCAACGTCATCTTCACCGCCACGCCGCTCGCGGTGGCGGGCAAGGTGACTGGCTCGCTGGCGGACGGCGCGACCACGATCCAGGCGGCGCTGGAGGTGATGGACAACGAGTACTGCCGCTCGGCGCTGGACTACCTGGAGATGCAGCCTGACCTGTCGGCGCTGGTCCGCGGCGCGCACACGTTCCGGTGCCCCAACCTCGGGCTCACCAGCTGGGTGCGCCTGCCCATTCACGACGCCGACTTTGGCTGGGGCCGGCCCGTGTTCATGGGCCCCGGCGGCATCGCGTACGAGGGGCTCGCCTTCGTGCTCCCCAGCGCCAGCCGCGACGGCAGCCTGTCGGTGGCCATCTCGCTGCAGGCCgagcatatggagaagttccggaAGATGATCTTTGACTTCTGA